The following are encoded together in the Janthinobacterium sp. Marseille genome:
- a CDS encoding peroxidase: MSKVLDLMDIQGNVIRAYGRYNFPYARYVFLNIRDGARGREFVRKVTEQVTTAVNWGQGPNPIEKPMSTVNVAFTYPGLKTLELPRASLIGFPMEFVMGMKKRVDILGDDKRSAPDYWDPIWKESREHDRHKDVHVWISINGQTREAMQQSYEWLQKIVHDSAGGVAILSGHRGDDGAEHLPFQDVHAVFENGKATSKEHFGYTDGIGDPVFEGLPGKPERVVGRGKQLKGGKWAPLATGEFILGHRDEAEEYPIAPAPQLLSRNGTFMVYRKLHENVGTFNAYLEQEGAKYPGGKELLAAKFVGRWRDNGAPIVSAPDVASKAQWDAKFAAATPAERDRMLSGFTFDDDMDGAKCPFSSHMRRINPRASLELTPNAFDTPGALANRRRVIRRGLPYGEVKDPARDDGNHGIVIMMLNSSINRQFEFVQQQWINYGNDFRAANDKEIILGNHDDEHPSKAVLQVEKDSDEAPYFLSKIPRLVETRGGDYFFIPSMTALRMIAKGIVDPT, from the coding sequence GTGAGCAAAGTTCTGGACTTGATGGATATCCAAGGCAACGTGATCCGTGCCTATGGTCGTTACAATTTTCCCTATGCACGCTATGTGTTTTTGAATATCCGCGATGGTGCACGCGGACGCGAGTTCGTGCGCAAGGTGACCGAACAGGTCACGACAGCGGTGAATTGGGGGCAGGGGCCGAATCCGATTGAAAAACCGATGTCGACCGTGAATGTCGCCTTCACCTATCCCGGCCTGAAGACGCTGGAGTTGCCGCGTGCATCGCTGATCGGCTTCCCGATGGAATTCGTGATGGGGATGAAGAAGCGTGTCGATATCCTCGGCGATGACAAACGCAGCGCCCCCGACTACTGGGATCCGATCTGGAAAGAAAGCCGCGAACATGACCGTCATAAGGACGTGCATGTGTGGATTTCGATCAATGGTCAAACGCGTGAGGCCATGCAGCAAAGCTATGAGTGGCTGCAAAAGATAGTGCATGACAGCGCCGGCGGTGTCGCCATCCTGTCCGGCCATCGCGGTGACGACGGTGCCGAACACCTGCCGTTCCAGGATGTGCATGCGGTATTCGAAAACGGTAAGGCGACCAGCAAGGAGCACTTTGGCTATACCGACGGTATCGGCGATCCGGTCTTCGAAGGTTTGCCGGGCAAGCCGGAGCGTGTGGTCGGACGCGGCAAGCAACTCAAGGGTGGCAAATGGGCGCCGCTGGCAACCGGTGAATTTATCCTCGGACATAGGGATGAGGCGGAAGAGTATCCGATCGCGCCGGCACCGCAGTTATTGTCGCGCAACGGTACCTTCATGGTGTATCGCAAGTTGCATGAAAACGTCGGTACCTTCAATGCCTACCTGGAACAGGAGGGTGCGAAGTACCCGGGCGGCAAGGAATTGCTGGCAGCGAAGTTCGTCGGCCGCTGGCGTGACAATGGCGCACCTATCGTGTCGGCACCGGATGTCGCGAGCAAGGCGCAATGGGATGCCAAGTTCGCAGCCGCCACGCCGGCTGAACGTGATCGCATGTTGAGCGGCTTTACTTTCGATGACGATATGGATGGTGCCAAATGTCCGTTCAGCTCGCATATGCGCCGCATCAATCCGCGTGCTTCGCTGGAACTGACGCCGAATGCCTTCGATACCCCGGGTGCACTGGCAAATCGCCGTCGCGTAATACGACGCGGCTTGCCATATGGTGAAGTGAAGGATCCGGCGCGTGATGACGGTAATCACGGCATCGTCATCATGATGCTGAACTCCAGCATCAATCGCCAGTTCGAGTTCGTGCAGCAGCAGTGGATCAATTATGGCAATGATTTCCGTGCTGCCAATGACAAGGAAATCATCCTCGGCAACCACGATGACGAGCATCCGAGCAAGGCGGTATTGCAGGTCGAAAAGGATAGTGATGAAGCACCATACTTCCTGTCGAAGATTCCACGCCTGGTCGAAACGCGTGGCGGTGATTACTTCTTCATTCCGAGCATGACGGCATTGCGCATGATTGCGAAGGGTATCGTCGATCCGACCTGA
- a CDS encoding AAA family ATPase — translation MFFRASAISDEAEEPVDIPVYDLNAALHLFVALIEGLSEVHKRVDLHQAVCMANLRLLHDGSVEFRNDATVPLAYSSPEQTGRMNRQVDYRSDYYSLGIVLYELLSGHLPFESDSVMELVYSHIAKKPLPPSRFNPAIPETVGNIVLKLLAKNAEDRYQSLEGLLSDIEQCRAALQESGIIPPFPLAQHDVCDRLQISQKLYGRECEYARLLNAFKNVTAGTTELLLVTGYSGVGKSSLVNEIHKPVVAQGGYFISGKFDQFKRTIPYSAFNQAFRELMRQILTESESRIAEWRVKLLKALGPNGQLIIDAIPELEFIIGKQPQVPLPSATRNSFNYVMQNFVSVFTRVEHPIVLFLDDLQWADAASLKLISLLMRNLNDPCLLLIGAYRSNEVDIAHPLNLTLDLIRKDANVTTIELNPLSDLSILEMVADTLQCEEAEAISLASLIYRKTLGNPFFIGQFIKSLNSDGFLFFENGRWRWNIAQIEELNITDNVVDLLTKELRRLPESTQRLLTIAACIGSRFDLQTLETVSQRSKQEIGELLHDAIQTGLVLPAEHTVAATALVSYVYQFRHDKVQQAAYEGIAKYEADAIHLEIGRLLLNSLTEEEKEESIFELVDHLNQGRSLLTQHSEKETLAELNLQAAKKARKSAAFDVHRDCINIASEFGSVHIWREKQVFMHELYMEKINAAFARADYKEMEKLCQIVCEHSETPGEIIAAKNYLIRCYGAIYKPQELMKTGIEMLEIAGIRIPANLNEKHILLARLKLKVAMRGRDPLELEHLPPATDPGYLLQLHATMAFLGYGFTYLAGSNAVLWVALEMVRRSIHYGSSPHCAYAYAVWGRTLVGKLGKIVDGYKFGKVAAQLGGDKISLGAAGIFHGIIRHHREHLRLSLEPLMDIYVKAMETGDRPGAMVALSFSDAIRFQSGGNVQEALQTIRKDLDIYRKMDYAALLGVMIPWALLFSRLVGESITDITQGRDQEDYVQSRKNAADPWGIFYVRTIQAIGEYYFGEFVKARMHAAEAMELPGFHFGTPSSGFLMWVHSLSELALCRPYDAHASSALARVRVWQHQFKAWADHAPMNYRHKWQLVEAERYRVSDRNRQAEQAYEQAISGARKYGFINDEALAHELTGKYYLGQGKDINARMHLEQAHARYEEWGAFAKARQMEEAYPILLARVITRRRQNSRDLEDARERQVDIQTVIKASQTLSGEIQLDKLLSKLMRLLIENAGAQKGALLLMEHGRLFIQAEVSADGTIVVEQELPLEKSTTLGLAVINYVKRTHGNVVLGDAGNDSQFNGDPYIERERPKSILCLPLQKQGQLIGVLYMENNLAVDAFTPEHTELLQILSTQIAISLENAGLYNDLEQKIEARTQALIQKNTELHDTLNSLRRTQKQLVESAKLASLGQLVAGVAHEINTPLGVGVTGASTLAEETARLKSLFQSGAMKRSDLDAYVGTAGTISKLLLSNMERAATLIQSFKDVAVDQTSEERRTFRLKAYIDEILSNLSPMLRRSEHRVAVDCDEAIEVDTYPGALSQVITNLVMNSLLHAFTDHVPGEILIVVRSVYEQGQETDMIELSLSDNGQGIPQENLAKIFDPFFTTTRGRGGSGLGLNIVHNLVTSSLQGQIAVESQLGVGTTFILRFPRSPVEAVANQENDSGGPGHV, via the coding sequence ATGTTTTTCCGTGCGTCCGCGATTTCGGATGAGGCGGAAGAGCCGGTTGATATTCCTGTTTACGACCTGAATGCCGCCCTGCATTTATTCGTTGCCCTGATCGAGGGTTTGAGCGAAGTGCATAAACGCGTCGACCTGCATCAGGCAGTGTGCATGGCCAACCTGCGCCTGCTGCATGACGGTTCGGTTGAATTCCGTAATGATGCGACAGTACCGCTGGCCTATAGCTCGCCGGAACAAACCGGTCGCATGAACCGCCAGGTCGATTACCGCAGCGATTACTATTCACTCGGCATCGTGTTGTATGAACTCCTGAGCGGGCATTTGCCTTTCGAGTCGGATAGCGTGATGGAGCTGGTATACAGCCATATTGCGAAGAAGCCGCTGCCACCGAGCCGCTTCAATCCGGCGATTCCGGAAACGGTAGGCAATATCGTCCTTAAGCTGCTGGCCAAGAATGCCGAGGATAGATACCAGAGCCTGGAAGGCTTGCTCAGCGATATAGAGCAATGCCGGGCCGCCTTGCAGGAAAGCGGCATCATTCCGCCTTTCCCATTGGCGCAACATGACGTCTGTGACCGCCTGCAAATTTCACAAAAATTGTATGGCCGCGAGTGCGAATATGCGCGCTTGCTGAATGCATTCAAGAATGTAACGGCGGGTACCACCGAACTGCTGCTGGTGACCGGTTACTCGGGCGTCGGTAAATCCTCGCTGGTGAATGAAATCCATAAGCCGGTGGTCGCGCAGGGTGGTTACTTCATCTCCGGTAAATTCGACCAGTTCAAGCGCACTATCCCGTACTCCGCGTTTAACCAGGCTTTCCGCGAATTGATGCGGCAAATCCTGACTGAAAGCGAAAGCCGGATTGCCGAATGGCGCGTCAAATTATTGAAAGCGCTGGGCCCGAACGGGCAATTGATCATCGATGCGATTCCGGAACTGGAATTCATCATCGGCAAGCAGCCACAGGTGCCCTTGCCGAGTGCCACGCGCAATAGCTTCAACTACGTGATGCAAAACTTCGTCAGTGTGTTTACACGTGTCGAACATCCTATCGTCCTGTTCCTCGATGACTTGCAATGGGCCGATGCCGCGTCGCTGAAACTCATCAGCCTGCTGATGCGGAATCTGAACGATCCCTGCCTGCTCCTGATCGGGGCTTACCGCAGCAATGAAGTCGATATTGCACATCCGCTGAACCTGACGCTGGACCTGATCCGCAAGGACGCCAACGTCACGACCATAGAGCTGAACCCCTTATCAGACCTGAGTATCCTCGAGATGGTGGCGGATACGCTGCAATGCGAAGAAGCGGAAGCGATTTCACTGGCCAGCCTGATTTATCGCAAGACGCTGGGTAATCCTTTCTTCATCGGCCAGTTCATCAAGAGCCTCAACAGCGATGGTTTCCTGTTCTTTGAAAACGGTCGCTGGCGCTGGAATATCGCGCAGATCGAAGAACTCAACATCACCGATAACGTGGTCGACCTGTTGACCAAGGAATTACGGCGCCTGCCGGAATCCACGCAACGCCTGTTGACGATTGCAGCTTGCATCGGCAGCCGTTTTGATTTGCAAACGCTGGAAACCGTCAGCCAGCGCAGCAAGCAGGAAATCGGCGAACTCTTGCACGATGCGATCCAGACCGGCCTGGTGTTGCCGGCCGAGCATACGGTGGCAGCCACCGCCTTGGTGTCTTACGTTTACCAGTTCCGGCACGATAAGGTGCAACAAGCGGCCTATGAAGGTATCGCCAAGTACGAAGCCGATGCGATCCATCTGGAAATCGGCCGCCTGCTGCTAAATAGTCTGACAGAAGAAGAGAAAGAAGAATCCATTTTTGAGCTGGTCGATCACCTGAACCAGGGCCGCTCCTTGCTGACGCAGCACAGCGAAAAAGAAACGCTGGCGGAATTGAATCTGCAGGCGGCGAAGAAGGCGCGCAAATCGGCGGCTTTTGACGTGCACCGTGATTGCATCAATATTGCCAGCGAATTCGGCAGCGTACATATCTGGCGTGAAAAACAGGTTTTCATGCATGAGCTGTACATGGAAAAAATCAATGCCGCCTTCGCCCGCGCCGACTACAAGGAAATGGAAAAACTGTGCCAGATCGTCTGTGAGCACAGTGAAACACCAGGCGAAATCATCGCCGCCAAGAATTACCTGATACGTTGCTACGGCGCGATCTACAAGCCGCAAGAGCTGATGAAGACCGGCATCGAAATGCTGGAAATTGCCGGCATCAGGATACCGGCCAACCTGAATGAAAAACATATCCTGCTGGCACGCCTGAAGCTGAAAGTGGCGATGCGCGGACGTGACCCGCTGGAGCTGGAACACCTGCCGCCGGCAACTGATCCGGGCTACCTGCTGCAATTGCATGCGACCATGGCCTTCCTCGGCTACGGCTTCACCTACCTGGCAGGTTCGAATGCCGTGCTGTGGGTCGCGCTGGAAATGGTTAGGCGCTCGATCCATTACGGCTCATCGCCGCATTGCGCGTACGCCTATGCAGTCTGGGGCCGCACGCTGGTGGGCAAGCTGGGCAAGATCGTCGACGGCTATAAATTCGGCAAGGTCGCGGCGCAACTGGGTGGTGACAAGATATCGCTGGGTGCGGCCGGGATTTTCCACGGCATCATCCGGCACCATCGCGAACACCTGCGCCTGTCGCTGGAACCACTGATGGATATTTACGTCAAGGCGATGGAAACCGGCGACCGGCCGGGCGCGATGGTGGCGCTGTCCTTCTCCGACGCGATCCGTTTCCAGTCCGGCGGCAATGTGCAGGAAGCGCTTCAGACGATACGCAAGGATCTCGATATCTATCGCAAGATGGATTATGCCGCTTTGCTCGGCGTCATGATTCCATGGGCCTTGCTGTTCTCGCGCCTGGTCGGTGAATCCATCACCGACATCACGCAAGGCCGCGACCAAGAGGATTATGTGCAGTCGCGCAAGAATGCTGCCGATCCCTGGGGCATTTTCTATGTGCGCACGATACAGGCTATCGGTGAGTACTACTTCGGCGAATTCGTCAAAGCACGCATGCATGCGGCGGAAGCGATGGAATTGCCGGGCTTTCATTTTGGTACGCCGTCATCCGGTTTCCTGATGTGGGTACATTCGCTGTCGGAATTGGCGTTGTGCCGTCCTTACGATGCACACGCATCGAGCGCGCTGGCACGGGTCAGGGTTTGGCAGCATCAGTTCAAGGCATGGGCCGATCATGCACCTATGAATTACCGGCATAAATGGCAATTGGTCGAAGCTGAGCGGTATCGTGTGAGCGACCGGAACAGGCAAGCCGAGCAAGCTTATGAACAGGCAATTTCCGGTGCACGCAAATACGGCTTCATCAATGATGAAGCGCTGGCACATGAATTGACCGGTAAGTATTATCTGGGGCAGGGCAAGGACATCAATGCACGCATGCACCTGGAACAGGCACATGCTCGCTATGAAGAATGGGGTGCATTCGCCAAGGCGAGGCAGATGGAAGAAGCGTACCCGATTTTGCTGGCACGGGTGATTACGCGCCGTCGTCAGAATAGCCGGGACCTCGAAGATGCGCGCGAACGGCAGGTCGATATACAAACGGTGATCAAGGCATCGCAGACGCTATCGGGTGAAATCCAGCTCGATAAATTGCTTTCCAAGCTGATGCGCCTATTGATTGAAAATGCCGGTGCACAAAAGGGTGCGTTGCTCTTGATGGAGCACGGCCGCCTGTTTATCCAGGCCGAAGTCAGTGCGGACGGCACCATCGTCGTCGAGCAGGAATTACCGCTGGAAAAAAGCACGACGCTGGGCCTGGCCGTCATCAATTATGTGAAGCGTACACACGGCAACGTGGTGCTGGGTGATGCCGGGAATGACAGCCAATTCAACGGCGATCCCTATATAGAACGCGAGCGACCGAAATCGATACTGTGCCTGCCTTTGCAAAAGCAGGGGCAATTGATCGGCGTGCTGTATATGGAAAATAATCTGGCGGTCGATGCCTTTACGCCGGAACATACGGAACTGCTCCAAATCCTGTCGACGCAGATCGCGATTTCACTGGAAAACGCCGGCCTGTATAACGACCTCGAACAAAAAATCGAAGCGCGTACGCAAGCCCTGATTCAAAAGAATACCGAATTGCATGACACGCTGAACTCCCTGCGCCGCACGCAAAAGCAATTGGTCGAATCGGCCAAACTGGCTTCTCTGGGCCAATTGGTGGCCGGGGTTGCACATGAAATCAATACGCCGCTGGGCGTCGGCGTCACCGGCGCTTCAACGCTGGCGGAAGAAACGGCACGATTGAAATCATTATTCCAGAGCGGTGCGATGAAGCGCTCCGACCTGGATGCCTATGTCGGTACTGCAGGGACTATCAGCAAATTGCTGCTGTCGAATATGGAGCGCGCCGCGACGCTGATACAAAGCTTTAAGGATGTAGCGGTCGACCAGACCAGCGAAGAGCGGCGTACCTTCCGCCTCAAGGCTTATATCGATGAAATCCTGTCCAACCTGAGTCCGATGTTGCGTCGCTCCGAGCACAGGGTGGCGGTCGATTGCGATGAGGCGATAGAGGTCGATACCTATCCCGGTGCCTTGTCGCAAGTCATTACCAATCTGGTCATGAATTCCTTGCTGCATGCATTCACTGACCATGTGCCGGGTGAGATCCTGATCGTCGTGCGCAGTGTGTACGAACAGGGACAGGAAACCGATATGATCGAGCTCAGCCTGTCCGATAACGGTCAAGGTATCCCGCAGGAAAACCTGGCCAAGATCTTTGATCCTTTCTTCACGACTACACGCGGTCGTGGCGGCAGCGGCCTGGGCCTGAACATCGTGCACAATCTGGTCACTAGCAGTTTGCAGGGCCAGATTGCGGTGGAAAGCCAATTGGGTGTGGGTACCACTTTCATCCTGCGTTTCCCGCGCAGCCCGGTCGAAGCGGTAGCGAACCAGGAAAACGATAGTGGCGGACCAGGCCATGTTTAG
- a CDS encoding response regulator: protein MSSYLPFTIKKLSKAQRLRIARRREHQNSSLTNTQLDERLLDDLQRVVNSQMNGIVGALEMIRQNDLAPDQREMIHLAQSSADNLLLNIEQLLESNTDLGIGQVAADSAMGSLSGIRMLLIDANEESRSHVVRELQQRGARIEGFEVPKVALAALESAAIAGDPYRIALFDQNIPGIDGETLGTAIGSSPLYRDTLVVLISNEHTRHDADRLAQAGFSAWLPKPLQQAMLLDTLAMLCTCIAKKDAPRFVCAGVHLNAEHVVSDNAHAFTHARVLAVDDNPVNLQIAERMLARFGCQVDTASDGQQALRMVHVRHYDLILMDCQMPNMDGYQTTALLRAAETGDEHVPIIGWSSGVNRSERDTCLAIGMDDFIFKPIRMRPLSDMLSRWLKPASTERSMVRNDDDLEATQAMFGADFAELVDLFLTDSPKRFVFLHEAILANDALTVAKFAHVLCGSTSSIGATTLAALCRELEIRAKNNILGDATLRLTEIELEYARIDKKLREMLARTVPHIELPPGAHNKL, encoded by the coding sequence ATGTCTTCATATCTGCCCTTTACAATAAAAAAACTAAGTAAGGCGCAACGCCTGCGGATAGCGCGGCGCCGCGAACACCAGAACAGCAGCCTGACTAATACACAGCTGGACGAGCGTTTGCTCGACGACCTGCAACGCGTGGTCAACAGCCAGATGAACGGCATCGTCGGGGCGCTGGAAATGATCCGGCAAAACGACCTCGCTCCTGATCAGCGCGAAATGATCCATCTGGCACAAAGCAGCGCCGACAATCTACTGCTGAATATCGAACAATTACTGGAATCGAATACCGACCTTGGTATCGGCCAGGTGGCCGCCGACAGCGCCATGGGCTCGCTTAGCGGCATACGCATGCTGTTGATAGACGCCAATGAAGAAAGCCGCAGCCATGTGGTGCGCGAATTGCAGCAGCGCGGCGCGCGCATCGAAGGTTTCGAGGTGCCGAAAGTGGCGCTGGCGGCACTCGAAAGCGCGGCGATTGCCGGCGATCCCTACCGTATCGCCCTGTTCGATCAAAACATTCCCGGCATCGATGGCGAAACACTGGGCACCGCCATCGGCAGCTCACCCTTGTACCGCGACACCCTGGTCGTATTGATCAGCAATGAACATACACGTCACGACGCAGACCGCCTGGCACAAGCCGGCTTCTCCGCCTGGCTGCCAAAACCACTGCAGCAAGCCATGTTGCTGGATACGCTGGCAATGCTCTGCACTTGCATCGCAAAGAAGGATGCACCGCGCTTCGTCTGTGCCGGCGTGCATTTAAATGCCGAGCATGTGGTGTCCGACAATGCACATGCCTTCACCCACGCCCGCGTGCTGGCGGTCGACGACAACCCGGTCAACCTGCAAATCGCGGAACGCATGCTGGCCCGCTTCGGCTGCCAGGTCGATACCGCATCCGACGGGCAACAGGCTTTACGCATGGTGCATGTGCGGCATTACGACCTGATCCTGATGGATTGCCAGATGCCGAATATGGATGGCTACCAAACCACCGCCCTGCTACGCGCCGCGGAAACCGGCGATGAGCACGTGCCTATCATCGGCTGGTCATCAGGCGTCAACCGCAGCGAGCGCGATACCTGCCTGGCAATCGGCATGGATGATTTTATTTTTAAACCGATACGCATGCGCCCGCTGAGCGACATGCTGAGCCGCTGGCTGAAGCCGGCCTCCACGGAGCGTTCGATGGTACGTAATGATGATGACCTGGAAGCCACGCAGGCGATGTTTGGTGCCGACTTTGCCGAACTGGTGGATTTGTTCCTGACTGATAGCCCGAAGCGTTTCGTCTTCCTGCACGAAGCGATTCTCGCCAATGATGCATTGACGGTCGCCAAGTTCGCCCATGTGCTGTGTGGCAGTACCTCATCGATAGGTGCGACGACGCTGGCCGCCTTGTGCCGCGAACTGGAAATCCGTGCGAAGAACAATATCCTCGGTGACGCGACCTTGCGCCTCACCGAAATCGAACTTGAATATGCGCGCATAGACAAAAAACTGCGCGAGATGCTGGCGCGCACGGTACCGCATATCGAACTGCCACCAGGTGCCCACAATAAACTTTGA
- a CDS encoding catalase family protein, with protein sequence MSDNTLAQECIPVGEQQYTEDLAARLKAKIIRDNPTGIMRRDAHPKMHGVVKAEFTVESNLAPELRVGIFAEPRSYQAWIRFSNQDGTIQADKARDIRGMAIKLMGVPGDKLLDSERHEQTQDFIVISTNVFVTRNVEEFDALIKAMTGSIWAKIGFFATHWRVIWNLVTSLKKFANPLQMRYWSTTPYLFGDTAVKYSAIPHVPHPDAMPPNPGPDYLRQAMVRQLGQGEARFDFTVQLQTNAENMPIEDPGKEWKESESPFRKVATIRILQQEFDSEAQRVFGENLSFTPWHSLPAHRPLGGINRARKIVYDAISTFRHEYNKVTRKEPGSWEI encoded by the coding sequence ATGTCAGACAACACACTCGCGCAAGAATGCATTCCGGTTGGGGAACAGCAATACACCGAAGACCTCGCCGCCCGCCTCAAAGCCAAGATCATCCGCGACAACCCGACCGGCATTATGCGCCGCGATGCGCACCCAAAAATGCATGGCGTGGTCAAGGCGGAATTTACAGTTGAAAGCAATCTGGCACCCGAACTGCGCGTCGGTATTTTCGCCGAGCCACGCAGCTACCAGGCCTGGATCCGTTTCTCCAACCAGGATGGCACGATACAGGCAGACAAGGCGCGCGACATCCGCGGCATGGCGATCAAGCTGATGGGCGTACCCGGCGATAAATTGCTGGACAGCGAGCGCCACGAACAAACCCAGGACTTCATCGTCATCAGCACCAATGTCTTCGTGACCAGGAACGTCGAGGAATTCGATGCACTGATCAAAGCCATGACCGGCAGCATATGGGCCAAGATCGGCTTCTTCGCGACCCATTGGCGCGTGATCTGGAACCTCGTGACTTCGCTGAAGAAGTTCGCCAATCCATTGCAAATGCGCTACTGGAGCACCACACCTTATTTATTCGGCGACACCGCCGTCAAATACTCGGCAATCCCGCATGTCCCGCACCCGGATGCGATGCCACCGAATCCGGGGCCGGATTACCTGCGCCAGGCCATGGTGCGGCAATTGGGCCAGGGCGAAGCCAGGTTCGACTTCACGGTACAGCTGCAAACAAACGCCGAGAATATGCCGATCGAAGATCCGGGCAAGGAATGGAAGGAAAGCGAATCGCCATTCCGCAAAGTGGCGACGATACGCATCCTGCAACAGGAATTCGACAGCGAAGCACAACGTGTATTTGGCGAAAACCTGTCGTTTACGCCATGGCACAGCCTGCCGGCACACCGTCCGCTGGGCGGCATCAACCGCGCCCGAAAAATCGTCTACGACGCGATCTCCACCTTCCGTCACGAATACAATAAGGTGACACGCAAAGAACCGGGCAGCTGGGAAATCTGA